From the Chryseobacterium sp. G0201 genome, the window ACTGCAGGTTGAATAGGTGTAATAATAGGTTCCGACCATGCTGATCAATTTCAGTTCGGTTGTATTAAAATTATTAACCAATTGAGGAATCATCACCGCAGGAGCAGATCTGATCACGTAATCTAAAAAGTAAAAGATTAGTCCAAATGCCCACGCAATGATGTAGAATTTCTTTAAAGAACTATCCATTATAACAATCCTTTAATATGTTTATAGTTACTTTTTACAGTGTCTAAAGCTTCTTCCATTTTACCGCCAAGCATCAGCTGAGCCATAGATTTTGTCATTCCTACAACCTGATCAAATTCAATCTTTGGAGGTAATGCCAGCGCATTTGGATTGGTGAAAATATTTAAAAGGTAAGGGCCATTGTAATTTAAACATTCATTAATAGCCGCTTCAACTTCTTCCGGTTTGTGAACGTTTTTGCCTGGATATCCCATTGCCTGAGCTATCATTGCAAAATCAGGGTTGATCATATCGGTCTCATTATCGGGCATTCCGCCGACTTCCATTTCCAGTTTTACCATTCCTAGTGTTCTGTTATTAAAAACAATCAATTTTATGGGAAGTTTATACTGAAAAATAGTCGCCATATCTCCTAATAACATGGATAATCCACCGTCACCACACATCGCGATAACCTGTCTGTCGGGATGAGCTAATGACGCTCCGATAGCCATCGGCATTGCATTCGCCATAGAACCATGATTGAAAGAACCCAACATCTTACGCTCTCCAGTTCCCGTAATAAATCTTGCGCCCCAAACACAACACATCCCTGTATCTACAGTAAAGATGGCATCTCTTTTAGCTAATTTATCTAAAGTATGTGCTACAAATTCCGGCTGGATAGAATCTTCTTTTCCGGAATCTTTTACATACGTCAATTGTTCTTCTTTTACTTTTTCGTAAAATTCCAACTGTTGATTAAGGAAATGTACGTCTGTTTTTTCTTTTAATAAAGGTAATAATGCTTTGATGGTTTCTTTAACATCGCCCGTCAAACCCAATTCCAACTTGGCTCTTCTGCCCAATCTTTCAGGACTTTCATCAATTTGTACAATCTTATTTTTAACAGGCATGAATTTCTGATAAGGGAAATCTGTTCCCAAAAGAATTAGTAAATCAGCTTCATGCATCGCGTGATACGCGGAAGGAAGTCCCAGAAGTCCGGTTAACCCAACTTCATTAGGATTATTTGGCTGAATCGCCATTTTTCCGCGGAAAGAATATCCTACAGGAGCTTTTAAATATTTTGATAATTCTACCACCTCAGCATTGGATTTTTCAGCTCCGATACCGCAGTAGATGGTTACTTTTTCGCTTTCGTTAATTAAATTCGCCAATTGGTTCAATTCCTCATCAGACGGGCGAATAACAGGATTTGTTTTAAATATTTTATTGGAAGTCGTAGCTTCTTCAGCATCCAATTCTGAAACATCTCCCGGAAGACCAATCACAGCAACTCCTTTCTTTGAAATAGCATGCTGGATCGCTGTTTGAACAGTTCTCTGAACCTGCTCCGGTCTTGTGATCAATTGATTGTAATAACTGCAATCATCAAATAATTTTGTGGTATTTGTTTCCTGGAAATAATCCATTCCCATTTCTTCGGTCGGAATCGTTGAAGCGATAACCAACATCGGAACGTGAGAACGATGCGCTTCGTAAACTCCATTGATCAAATGAACATGTCCCGGTCCGCAACTTCCTGCACAAACCGCAAAACCATCAAGTTCTGCTTCCGCTGCTGCAGCATAGGCTCCCACTTCTTCATGCCTTACATGAATCCATTCGATGCTGCTTTTTTTCACGGCAATATTTAAATGATTAAGGCTATCGCCTGTTACTGCATAAATTCTTTTCACATTTGCATTTTCGAGCATTTCAACAATTTGCTCTGCTATGTTTTTAGCCATAATTATATTTTTTGACGGTTATTTTTCTAATTTGGGAATATAGAATGGTACAGATCAGTTAAGATTATTTTCTTGTTTAAAGATTGATCTCTATCAAATTTATGGAATAATAAATGTTTTAAAGATTCTTAAACCTTAAAATTTACTTAAGACCATAAAAAAACTCCGCAATTTCTTGCGGAGTTACTGTATTTTAATTGATTACTTCGATTTGATTTCTCAATAAATCTTCGAATTCATCTCTTTTTCTGATTAAGTGAGCTTTTCCGTCTAAGAAAAGAACCTCAGCAGGTTTTAGTCTTGAATTAAAGTTTGAGCTCATTTCAAAACCGTAAGCTCCTGCATTATGGAAAGCTAAAATATCACCTTCTCTTACTTCATTCAGTTTTCTGTCCCAAGCGAAAGTATCTGTTTCACAAATATTTCCAACTACGGTATAAATTCTTTCCGCTCCTTTTGGATTAGATAAATTTTCAATCTGATGATAAGAATCGTAGAACATTGGGCGGATCAAATGATTAAATCCAGAATTAACTCCAACAAAAACAGTCGCTGTTGTCTGCTTGATCACATTAGCTTTTACTAAAAGATATCCGCTTTTTCCAACCAAGAATTTTCCTGGCTCAAACCATAATTCGAATTTTTTTCCTGTAGATTTTGAGAACTCAGCGATTACTTTTTCTACTTTTTTACCTAACGTTTTCACATCAGTTTCCTCTTCACTGTCTTGGTAAGGAATTTTAAAACCGCTTCCCATATCCAGATATTTCAGATTCGGGAAATGCTCAGAAAGTTCCAGCATAATATCTAAAGCCTGTAAGAAAACGTCAGGATCTTTGATCTCGCTTCCTGTATGCATGTGAAGACCTTCAACATTCAGATTTGTGCTTTTCATCACTCTTTCGATGTGGCGAACCTGATGAATAGAAATCCCGAATTTACTGTCGATGTGACCCGTTGAGATTTTATAGTTTCCACCTGCAAAAATATGCGGGTTGATTCTTACAAGAATTGGATATGTATTTCCGTATTTGTTACCGAACTGCTCAAGAATAGAGATGTTATCGATATTAATATGTACTCCATGTGTCATTGCTTCCTCGATCTCGGCTAAATCGACACAGTTTGGGGTAAATAATATTTTTTCTTTAGAAAATCCGGCTTTTAAACCTAATTTCACTTCATTAATTGATACACAATCCAAAGAAGCCCCCAAGTTCTTGACATACTTAAGAATGTTGATATTTGTCAACGCCTTCGCTGCATAGAAGAACCTTGTGTGCTTTAAAAAAGAAGATGTAAGCTTTTCGTATTGAATTTTAATCGATTCTGCATCGTAAACGTACACCGGCGTGCCAAACTCATTGGCAATCTTTAATAATTCTTTTGAATTCATAATTTGATTTTAACATAAAAAAAGGCAGATTCTTCGGAAAAAGAGTCTGCCACATTAATTATTTTTATGCAAGACAACTCATTTAAATATTCCAAACCTTAGAGAACTTTACAGTTCCCTTTTTTCCAGTTTTATGTTGTTTAAAATTTTGCATTGCTTTTTTATTCTCTTGCAAAAGTACTATTTATTTTCAGAAAATTAATTTGAAAAGCATTTTCTTCTTAATAAAAATTCTAAAATGTTCTATTATTTCGGCAACGGTAGTGTCTCAAAATCACCGCGAAGCAAGGCCAGTTGCAAGTCGTTATTTAAATCTACCGCTGATAAAGGCAGGTCTATTTTTAATTTAGAAATCATACTCATCGTCTGAATTTGGGTGAAAAGTTCATAAAATCCGTACGAAACAGTTTTCCCGTTTTCTATAATTAAGAATAGTTTTTCTCCTAATTTCCTTCCCTGTCCCAGCCAAAGTTCATTTCTTTTTTTGAAATCTATTTTCTTTTTAAAAATATTAATATCGTTATATTCCTCAAAATTTCCAATAAAATGAACGGCTTTTGTACCTTGAGTAAAGGATTTGAATTTAAGAATCGGCTTCTCTGATTTATTTAATTGATTTTTCTCAACGATATATTTATTATTCCTAAAATAAAGTCCGAAAGGATAAACTTCTCTTTTTTTAATATTTTTTGAATTCAATATCAACTTGGCAATAATATCGGTTCCGGTGAGCTCAAAATTGATTTGTGTAACTTCTAACTGAATTTCTTCCCATCTTTTAGATTTGGAATTAAAAACTTTTTTAGAAAATTTATTAATATCCTGAACATAATCTGAAAAGATGATTTTTCCACTTTCATTTTGAAAATAAACAAAGCCTTTCTCGTTCGGAAGATCTTGCGTTAACTCCTTGATTTTATTGATATAAGTATTTGCATTTGTTTCTTCATGCTGCTCCTGAATGATCTCATTTTTAATATCTTTTGACACCAAAAGTTTGAATAACTCTAATGTAGCTCTTGCATCACCATCTGCTCTGTGATGATTTGTTAACGGAATTCCTAAAGATTTCACCAATTTTCCTAAAGAATAACTTACCTCATCGGGAATCAGTTTTTTAGCTAAAGGAATTGTATCTAAAGTATTGATTTTGAAATCATAACCAAGCCTTGCAAATGATTGGCGAAGCATTCTGTAATCGAAATCAATATTGTGCCCTACCAATGTTGTATTTTGAGTAATTTCTATGACTCTTTTTGCAATTTCATGGAATTTCGGAGCAGTTTTGACCATTTTTGGGGTGATATTGGTCAATTTCTGAACAAAAGGGGTAATATCTCCTTCAGGATTTACAAGAGAAATAAATTGGTCGACAATCTTCTGACCATCATAACGGTAGACAGCAATATCTATAATGCATTCTTTCCTGTAACCTGCACCATTACTTTCTATATCTATTATTGAATACATTATGTCTTGCTATATAGCTAATTTTATGATTAATATTAAATAATTCCTGCCATCAAAACCTGATAAAAATTACTAAACTAAGTACACAACCTATGCCATAATTATAAAATGGTTGTAACCAATCTTTTATCATCCTTTAAATTATTCTTCCAACAACTTATACATCCATATTTTATCGATGAATAAAGGCAGTCCTGCTAAAATAACAAAAATTATATCAAAAAATGTAAATATTGAATTTAAACTGTTTATAATAAAATTGAAACTGCCAAACCAATGAAATAATTTATCTTATCTTTTTCTTCCTCCCAGCCCAAACATACCTAAAATAGCTTTTGCGCCTTCACGCATCAAAGTACTGGTAAAAGTTCTTCCCGCCTGGCTTTTTAAAACCTGTTCAAACATTCCCGGTTCTTCTTTTACAGGTCTCGATTTTTGAGTTGGAGTAGAATTTTGAGCTGCCTGTTCCATTCTGCTCGTCAGCATTTCGTAGGCAGATTCTTTGTTTATATCTTCCTGATATTTAGCGACTAAACTAGAATTATTCACCAACTCTGAAACTTCAGCATCACTTAATACATCCATTCTGGATTCAGGAGAAATTAAATAAGTATGAACCAACGGTGTAGGAATTCCTTTTTCATCTAAAGCAGTAATAAATGCTTCACCAATTCCCAGATTTTGAATTAAATTAGAGGCATTGTAAAACTCCGTTGTCGGATAATTTTCAACCGCTTTTGATATTTCTTTTTTATCTTTTGCCGTAAAACCTCTCAGCGCATGCTGGATTTTTAAACCTAATTGAGAAAGCACACTTTCAGGCACATCGCCCGGAATTTGAGTGATAAAATAAATCCCAACTCCTTTAGAACGAATCAATTTTACCATCGTTTCGATTTGTGAAAGCAATGCTTTTGAAGATTCATCAAACATTAAATGAGCTTCATCAATAAATAAAACCAACTTGGGTTTTCCGCTGTCTCCTTCTTCCGGGAAAGTCATATAAATTTCAGCAAAAAGAGAAAGCATAAACGTAGAGAATAATTGCGGTTTATTCTGAATATCAGCTACTCTTAAAATATTTACAACGCCTTTTCCATCTCTGGTTTCAAGCAGATCATGAACATCAAAACTAAGTTCACCAAAGAAATCTGACGCTCCCTGTTGTTCCAAAGCAACAATTGATCTCAAAATAGCACCCAAAGAAGCAGGAGCAATTGAACCGTAATTAGCAGCTAGCTCTGCCTTGCCTTGTGCATTATCTGTAACGTATTGCAGAACTTTTTTAAGATCATTAAGATCGATCAAAGGCAATCCTTTATCATCAGAATATTTAAAAACAATTGACATGATACTTTGCTGAGTATCATTTAATTCTAAAATTTTACTTAATAAAACAGGACCAAATTCGGTAACGGTAGCTCTCAACTTCACTCCTTTTCCGCCGGAAATTGTCATCAATTCTACCGGAAACGCTTGTGGATTATAGGGAAGCTGTGTTTTAGCATATCTTTCTTCAATAATCGGATTCATTTGCCCGGCTTCTGCAATTCCGGAAAAATCTCCTTTGATATCCAAAACCAAAGACGGAACTCCCGCATGAGAAAGCTGTTCTGCAAAAACCTGCAACGTTTTGGTTTTACCAGTACCTGTCGCTCCCGCAATAAGTCCGTGTCTGTTGATTGTTTTTAAAGGAATGGTTACATTAATTTCTGACACCACTTCACCGTCCAGCATTCCTTTTCCTAGTATAATATGTTCACCTTTTGGGGTATATCTGGGAGTTAATTCTTCAATAAATTTCGCTTTATCTGCCATTTGATCTTTTTTAACTTATAAATATAAAATATTTTATAAAATATTTGATCATCCAAGATAATATTCATGATTAAGTTCACTTTCGAATTTCTATAATTTTTACTTAAATTAGTCTTGCTGATAACGAAAATCCGAGAGAATATTTATTATCATTAAAAACAAAATAAATTTCTTCTTAAGATATTTTCTAAATTAGAATAAATAAAAACTTTATAGATTTACTCTATTATTATTGATATTTTATTTTATCCCGTTTTTAAAAAATAAAACACGATTTTTGTAGATTGAATAATAACAACAAAATTGTTAAAGAAATAAGATGAAAGTTGAACAAATATATACCGGTTGCCTTGCTCAAGGGGCATATTATATAGTATCAGAAAATGAAGCTGTAATTATAGATCCATTAAGAGAAATTAAGCCTTATTTGGAGCGCCTTGAAAAAGACAATGTAACTTTAAAATATATTTTTGAGACCCATTTCCATGCAGATTTTGTTTCGGGACACTTGGATCTAAGTAAGAAAACAGGAGCTCCAATTGTTTACGGACCAACTGCCAACCCCGATTTTGAAGCAATCATTGCGGAGGACAATCAAATTTTCGAGATCGGAAAAGTAAAAATAAAGACTTTACACACTCCAGGTCATACCATGGAAAGTACAACCTATCTTTTGATTGATGAAAATGGTGTTGAAACTGCAATTTTCACAGGAGATACTCTATTTTTAGGAGATGTAGGAAGACCGGATCTTGCTCAAAAAGCAACCAACCTTACTCAAGAAGACCTTGCAGGAATTTTATATGAAAGTTTACACAGCAAAATACTTCCATTAGATGACAGTATTACAGTTTATCCGGCTCATGGAGCGGGTTCTGCATGTGGGAAAAATATGCAGAAAGAAACTGTTGATATTTTGGGAAATCAAAAAAGAACCAATTACGCACTAAATCAACCCGATAAAGAATCTTTTATTAGAGAAGTTTTAGATGGATTAACAGCTCCACCAAAATATTTCGGGATGAATGTTGCCTTGAATAAAGGAGGTTACGAAAGCCTTGACGATGTTATGGACAAAGGATTAAATCCTATTTCTGTTGAAGATTTCGAAAGCTTTGCAGAAGAAACGGGCGCTTTAATTTTAGATACAAGAGGACCTGCCGATTTCCAGAAAGGTTTTATTCCAAATTCTATTAATATTGGATTAAAAGGAGATTTCGCACCTTGGGTTGGGACGTTAATCGTAGATGTAAAACATCCTTTATTACTGGTTTCTGATGAAGGAACAGAAGAAGAAGTAATTACAAGATTGAGCAGAGTTGGATTCGATAATGTTTTAGGATATTTAAAAGGAGGATTTGATTCTTGGAAAAACTCAGACAACGAAATTGATGAAGTAACAAGAATTTCACCTGCCGAATTTGCGGAGCAATTTACTGAAAACACAAAAGTAATTGACGTTAGAAAACTTGGAGAATATTCTGCAGAGCACATTGACAACGCTTACAACAAACCATTAGATACCATCAGTGATTGGGTAAGCACGATCGATGATTCTGAACATTTCTTCTTACATTGTGCAGGAGGTTACAGAAGCATGATCGCGGCAAGCATCCTTAATTCACACGGAATCAGAAACTTCACTGAAATAGAAGGAGGTTTTAACGGAATCAAAAAAACTGAAAAATTTCCAACTTCAGACTTCGTTTGTCAATCAAAAACATTGTAAGATTTTAAATATGAAAAATAAATTTCTCGGATTAATTCTTGTATCAATTTTTGCATTAACTGCATGTAAAACATCAACAACGGCAGCAGAAATTTCGAATGCAAGCATACGAAAAGTGATCAACAGTCCGGATGTAACGTTGGTAGATGTGAGAACTCCGGAACAATACGCTGGAGGATCAGCCAACAACGCCATCAACGTACCCTTAGCTGAAATTATAAACAATCCGACATCTCTGAAAGGCAAAAAAGTAGTTGTTTTCTGTAATAAAGGAGTACAGGCCGACGAAGCATATAAAATCTTAAAGAAAAACGGTGTTGATGTTTATGACGGAACGAGCTGGCAAAATGTAAAAGGCATTCAGGATTCCAGCCTTTAAATATGAAAACTTTTAACTAAAACCAAAAACTATGTCACAAAAATTTCAAGAACTTATTGAATCCGAAAGACCGGTATTGATAGACTTTTTTGCAACCTGGTGTCAGCCATGTAAAGTTCAGTCTTCGGTTTTAAATACGGTTAAAGAAAATGTAGGCCAAGCAGCCAGAATTATAAAAATAGATGTTGATCAATATCCTGCTATTGCCTCTCAATACGGCGTGCGCGGAGTTCCGACGTTAGCCATCTTCAAAAACGGAGAATTACTCTGGAAAGAAAGTGGCGTACATGATGTGAATACGTTGACTCAACTTTTAAAACAATATGAATAGAACTGTGATTTTTCACAGTTTTTTTTTATTTTAAACCACAGATTACACGGATTTGCACATATGTTTGCGCTTTAGTATTTATTTATTAAAAATTATACATAAATATCTGTGCAAATTTGCGAAAATCCGTGGTCAATAATAACTTAAAATTCAATTGAAAAAGAATCTCTATCATTCAAAAACTGAAAATGCTTTCTGAAATCATTTAATTCATTCATATCTAATTCTGCAGAAATGATATTTCCATTTTTCGCAGAAATTTCTTTTCCATCCGCGAAAAAACAATGCGAACTTTCCTGATAAAAAAGATCATTTCCATCGGTTCCTACTCTATTTAAACCAAAAACAAAAGATAAATTCTCAATCGCTCTCGCTTTTAGAAGATGTTCCCAAGCTCCTACTCTTTTTTCAGGCCAGTTGGCAACGTACAAAATTGCATCATAATCATCATTATTTCTCGCAAAAACAGGAAAACGAAGGTCATAACAAACCTGCAGCAAAAATCGTATTCCTTTATAATTAACAATCACCCTTTCCTTTCCGGGAGTGTAGACTTTATCCTCTCCAGAAAAAGAAAACAAATGTCTTTTATCGTAAAAAATAACTTCTGAATCCGGCTGAACGAAATACATTCTGTTATAGAAATTCCCGTTCTCTTCCACAGGAGCGCTTCCACAAAATGCAGCATTCTTTTCTTTAGACAATTTCATTAAAAATGCTAAAGATTCTCCATTTCTGTCTGATACTTCAGATGCATCCATGCAAAAACCTGTTGAAAACATTTCCGGTAAAAGAAATAAATCGGCTTCAATATTTTCTAATTCCTTTTCAATCAATTGAAAATTTCCATCTTTATTTTTCCAGATGATATCTAAATTTAACCCTGCGATCTTCATAAACTTTGTTAAATAACTTCCATAAAAATACGATTTTCCGTTGATTTCGGTTCTATTTTTGATGCGGATATTTTTTAGTAATAACATCGAAAAAGTAAAATTTATGAAGAAATTGGTTTTTATGTTTATGTTAGTATTGGGTGGCGCCTTAGTAAACGCACAGGCCTACACCGGAAGAGGAGATCAAAAAGTTCAATTGGGATTGAGTGCTTGGGGATACGGAACAGGAATTACAGGAACTTATGATTATGGTTTAAATAAATTGATTTCAGTCGGAGGAGGTTTGAATGCTTATTTTAGTGGATATAAAGATGATGATAAAGATAATAGAGTTTTTATCTTCGGAAGATTGAATTTTCACTTGCATGAAGCGTTAGATCTGCCAGAAAAATTAGACATTTATCCTGGTGTAGATGTGGGAGTTCTTGGAAAAGACTTCGGAATCGGCGCTCACATTGGTGCAAGATACTTTTTCACAGAGAAAATCGGGGTATTTGCAGAAGTAGGAAACAATGGCAGTCTCGGAGTTTCGCTTAATTTGTAGAAAATAGTCTGAATATATGACAAAGCTTCTCGTTTCGAGAGGCTTTTTTGTTTGGCATAGTTTTGATAATTGTTACCTTTGCAAATTAAATCTAAATTTTATTAATGGAATTAGCAATCAAGATTTTCCAGTTTATCTTAAGCATCTCTATTTTAGTGGTTCTTCATGAGCTTGGACACTTTTTACCCGCAAAATACTTTAAAACCAAGGTGGAAAAATTCTATCTGTTTTTTGATCCATGGTTCTCAATAGCAAAGAAAAAAATCGGTGAAACAGAATACGGTATCGGATGGCTTCCTTTCGGAGGTTATGTGAAAATTGCCGGAATGGTAGACGAAAGTATGGATACCGAGCAATTGAAGCAACCTGCTCAACCTTGGGAATTCAGAGCAAAACCGGCTTGGCAGAGATTAATTATTATGTTGGGTGGAGTTACGGTAAACTTTTTCTTGGCTTGGTTAATTTACAGCTGTTTATCTCTTTTTAACGGAGAAACATATACAGATCTTACAAAGTTTGAAAACGGAGTTGAAGTAACGGAGGCTGGTAGAAAAATGGGTTTCCAAAATGGTGATAAAATCATCAGCATCGACGGAAAACCAAACGAAAGACTAGAAAATGCTTCCATTAACATCCTTTTAGGTGATAATGTAACTGTTTTAAGAGATGGTAAAGAAGTTACTTTCCCGGTAAATACGGATGGTGTCGCAGAAGTTCTTAAACAAAAAGAAGCAAAACTATACATCAGCCCAAGAATGCCAATGGTTATTGATTCTTTGGCAACGCCTTCATCTAAAGCATCTGGCTTGGCTGTTGGTGATAAAGTTGTTGGAATTAATGGTCAGAAAGTTTCTTTCTTTGATCAGGTAAGTTCTGTTTTAAGTCAAAATAAAGGAAAAGTAATTTCTGTAGAGGTTGAAAGAAACGGAGCGGTTCAAACAATTCCTACAGTTTCAGTTGATAAAAACGGAAAATTAGGCGTACAAATTGCGACTAAAGATCTTGCTAAATCAATTACTACCAATAAACAATATTCTCTCGGAGAATCTATTCCTAGAGGATTTACAAGAACGATTGAAGCATTAACAATGCAGGTTAAGCAGTTCAAAATTATGTTTAACTCAAAAGTTCAAGGATATAAAAACGTTGGTGGGCCAATTGCTATCGTAAAGAATATGCCTGTAAATAAAGCTACAGATGGAAGCATCTCAATTAACTGGCCGGCTTTCTGGAGCTTTACAGCAATGTTCTCTGTTTGGTTAGCATTTCTGAACTTAATTCCTATCCCGGGATTGGATGGTGGACACGTTATTTTTACTTTATATGAAATAATTGTAGGAAAACCAGTACCTCAAAAGGTTTTAGAGAACGCACAAATGATTGGTGTTATCTTCCTGTTAGGCTTAATGTTACTGATCTTTGGAAGTGATATCTTCAAAATATTCACAGGAAAACTATAGAAATATTTAAAATATTTTTAAAAAATATTTGTCTGGTATAAATATTCGTCCTATATTTGCACCACTTAAAAATAAGGACATTCCTCCTTAGCTCAGTTGGTTAGAGCATCTGACTGTTAATCAGAGGGTCCTTGGTTCGAGCCCAAGAGGAGGAGCGAAAGCTAAGAAGAGTTACAAAACATTTTGTAACTCTTTTTTTTGTATACAATTGAAATCTTCTCAACACTCAATATAGATAAACTCACTTCTTTTTATTTTAAAAAAAACCTTAGAAAATAATATCTTGTACATAAAAAAATGAGTTCAATAATTGTAAGACAAGCTGTACCCAATGATTATTCGGCTATTATCGAATTACAAAACGCCAACACTCCGGATCAATTAACAGAAGAGGAAAAGAAGCAAGGATTTGTGATTTCAAGCATGACAGAAGAAACACTGGATGACATCAATAAAAACTTAGGTGTTTTAGTTGCTACTGAAGATAATAGGCTAGCAGGATTTGTATGTCTTACAA encodes:
- the rseP gene encoding RIP metalloprotease RseP codes for the protein MELAIKIFQFILSISILVVLHELGHFLPAKYFKTKVEKFYLFFDPWFSIAKKKIGETEYGIGWLPFGGYVKIAGMVDESMDTEQLKQPAQPWEFRAKPAWQRLIIMLGGVTVNFFLAWLIYSCLSLFNGETYTDLTKFENGVEVTEAGRKMGFQNGDKIISIDGKPNERLENASINILLGDNVTVLRDGKEVTFPVNTDGVAEVLKQKEAKLYISPRMPMVIDSLATPSSKASGLAVGDKVVGINGQKVSFFDQVSSVLSQNKGKVISVEVERNGAVQTIPTVSVDKNGKLGVQIATKDLAKSITTNKQYSLGESIPRGFTRTIEALTMQVKQFKIMFNSKVQGYKNVGGPIAIVKNMPVNKATDGSISINWPAFWSFTAMFSVWLAFLNLIPIPGLDGGHVIFTLYEIIVGKPVPQKVLENAQMIGVIFLLGLMLLIFGSDIFKIFTGKL